CGTCAAATCTCTGGCGATCAACCTGGTTGACCCGGCCGCCGCAGGCACCGTTATTGAAAAAGCGCGCGGTCAGAACATCCCCATCGTGTTCTTCAACAAAGAGCCGTCCCGTAAAGCGCTGGACAGCTATGACAAAGCCTATTACGTAGGCACCGACTCCAAAGAATCCGGCATTATCCAGGGCGATCTGATTGCCAAACACTGGAAAGCCAACGCGGGCTGGGATCTGAACAAAGATGGTCAGATCCAGTATGTGCTGCTGAAAGGCGAACCGGGCCACCCGGATGCTGAAGCGCGTACCACTTACGTTATCAAAGAGCTGAACGACAAAGGCATCAAAACCCAGCAGTTACAGCTGGATACCGCGATGTGGGATACCGCTCAGGCGAAAGATAAAATGGACGCCTGGCTCTCCGGCCCGAACGCTAACAAAATCGAAGTGGTTATCGCGAACAACGACGCCATGGCGATGGGCGCGGTAGAAGCGCTGAAAGCGCACAACAAATCCTCCATTCCGGTCTTCGGCGTGGATGCGCTCCCTGAAGCGCTGGCGCTGGTGAAATCTGGCGCGCTGGCCGGTACCGTGCTGAACGATGCCAACAACCAGGCGAAAGCGACCTTTGACCTTGCTAAAAATCTGGCAGCCGGTAAAGGCGCGGCAGACGGCACTGACTGGAAAATTGAAAACAAAGTGGTGCGTATTCCTTACGTAGGTGTTGATAAAGACAACCTGGCGGAAATCACCAGCAAAAAATAATTGCAATGTATTTACGGGGCGCATTTTGCGCCCCCTTTAGCGTGCCATGCTCAGCCAACACACTCGCAGCCAGGTATAAATATGGTCAGCAATAATACGCAGTCGTCAGGCGAATACTTGTTGGAAATGACGAATATCAACAAGAGTTTTCCGGGCGTTAAGGCACTCGATAACGTTAATTTAAAAGTTCGTCCTCATTCTATTCATGCTCTGATGGGTGAGAATGGCGCGGGCAAATCAACGTTATTAAAATGTCTTTTCGGGATCTATCAAAAAGATTCCGGCAGTATTCTTTTCCAGGGGAAAGAAATTGATTTCCATTCGGCCAAAGAGGCGCTGGAGAATGGAATATCGATGGTGCATCAGGAATTAAACCTGGTATTACAACGTTCCGTGATGGATAACATGTGGCTTGGCCGTTATCCGACCAAAGGCGTGTTTGTTGACCAGGAAAAAATGTATCTTGATACCAAAGCGATTTTCGACGAGCTCGATATTGATATCGACCCTAAAGCTCGCGTGGGTACGCTTTCCGTATCGCAGATGCAGATGATTGAAATCGCCAAAGCGTTCTCCTACGACGCGAAAATCGTCATCATGGATGAACCGACATCTTCTCTGACCGAGAAAGAAGTCAATCACCTCTTTAAGATTATCCGCAAGCTGAAAGAGCGCGGCTGCGGTATTGTTTATATTTCCCACAAAATGGAAGAGATCTTCCAGCTGTGCGATGAAATCACTATCCTGCGCGACGGGCAGTGGATCGCCACCCAGTCGCTGGAAGGGCTGGATATGGATAAGATCATCGCCATGATGGTGGGCCGTTCGCTGAACCAGCGCTTCCCGGATCGTGAAAACAAACCCGGTGAAGTGATCCTGGAAGTGCGCAACCTGACCTCGCTACGCCAGCCTTCTATTCGCGATGTCTCCTTTGATTTGCATAAAGGCGAGATCCTGGGCATTGCCGGTCTGGTGGGCGCGAAGCGCACGGATATTGTGGAAACGTTATTTGGTATCCGCGAGAAATCTGGCGGTACCATTAGTCTGCACGGTAAAAAGATCAATAACCATAGCGCTAATGAAGCCATTAATAACGGCTTTGCGCTGGTGACCGAGGAGCGCCGCTCAACGGGGATCTACGCTTATCTGGATATCGGTTTTAACTCCCTGATTTCCAATATTCGCAACTACAAAAGCAAAATCGGCTTGCTGGATAATTCCCGCATGAAAAGCGATACCCAGTGGGTGATTGACTCTATGCGTGTTAAAACGCCGGGTCATCGCACACAAATTGGTTCGCTTTCCGGCGGTAACCAGCAGAAAGTGATTATCGGGCGCTGGCTGCTCACCCAGCCGGAAATATTAATGCTTGATGAGCCGACGCGCGGTATCGACGTAGGCGCTAAATTCGAAATCTACCAGCTTATTGCCGAACTGGCGAAAAAGGGTAAGGGGATCATTATTATCTCCTCCGAAATGCCTGAGCTGTTAGGGATAACTGACCGTATTCTGGTTATGAGCAATGGCCTCGTCTCCGGAATTGTTGACACCAAAACGACGACGCAAAATGAAATTCTGCGTCTTGCGTCTTTGCACCTTTAATATCAGGGGCTCCTCATGAGTGCGTTAAATAAGAAGAGTTTTCTCACTTATCTGAAAGAGGGCGGTATTTACGTCGTTCTTTTAGTGCTGCTGGCCATTATTATTTTCCAGGACCCGACGTTTTTAAGCCTGCTGAACTTAAGTAATATTCTGACCCAGTCATCGGTGCGTATTATTATCGCGCTCGGCGTGGCGGGGCTGATTGTCACCCAGGGGACCGACCTTTCCGCAGGGCGTCAGGTGGGCCTTGCGGCGGTGGTGGCCGCAACGCTGCTGCAATCGATGGAAAACGCCAACAAGGTGTTTCCGGAAATGGCGACCATGCCGATTGCGCTGGTGATCCTGATTGTTTGCGCCATCGGTGCCGTGATTGGTCTGGTGAACGGCATTATCATCGCGTACCTGAACGTGACGCCGTTTATTACCACGCTTGGCACGATGATTATCGTTTACGGTATCAACTCCCTGTATTACGACTTCGTGGGCGCGTCGCCGATTTCCGGCTTCGATTCCGGCTTCTCGACGTTTACGCAGGGGTTTGTGGCGCTCGGCGGCTTCAGGCTTTCCTACATTACGTTCTACGCGCTGATTGCCGTGGCGTTCGTCTGGATCCTGTGGAATAAAACCCGCTTTGGTAAAAACATTTTCGCTATCGGCGGCAACCCGGAAGCGGCGAAAGTCTCCGGCGTGAACGTGGCGCTGAACCTGCTGATGATTTATGCGCTCTCCGGCGTGTTCTACGCCTTCGGCGGGATGCTGGAAGCGGGCCGTATCGGTTCTGCCACCAACAACCTGGGCTTTATGTATGAGCTCGACGCCATCGCGGCGTGTGTGGTGGGCGGCGTCTCCTTCAGCGGCGGTGTGGGTACGGTGCTTGGCGTGGTGACCGGTGTGATTATCTTCACCGTTATCAACTACGGCCTGACCTATATCGGCATTAACCCGTACTGGCAGTACATCATCAAGGGCGCGATTATTATCTTCGCGGTTGCCCTGGATTCCCTGAAATACGCGCGTAAGAAATAAGCGCGGTTACACCAGAAAAGCCTCCGCCTGCGGGGGCTTTTTTTATGGGGCGGGGAAAGGGGGGAATGGCGGGTGCGCTACGCTTACCCGCCCTACGGTGAAGAAAGGAATTTGTAGGGTGGGTAAGCGCCAGCGCACCCACCACGTATAAAGATGAAAAGGAATTTACAGGGTGGGTAAGCGCAGCACACCCACCGCACCTGCCACCACGACGCTTACTTCTTCTTCTGCAATTCCAGCATCTGCTCGGGCGTCACGGCAGGGTAACCCTGCGCGTCGTCAGGCACTTCGTTAAGGGCGGGGATCGGCACCAGCGGGCCGAGAAAACGCGGTTCGCGCTTAAAGATATAGAGATCCGCCAGCGCCCCTAAACGCGCGCCAAACTCACGCACGCGCACCGACAGCATGTTTTTCGGCGACGGCACGGCGTAACACTGCGCCTGAATGCCCATATGCAGCGCGATAAACAGCGCGCGCTCGCAATGGAAACGCTGGGTAATAATGATGAAATCGTTGGTATCAAACACCCGACGGGTGCGGACGATAGAATCGAGCGTGCGAAAGCCCGCGTAATCCAGCACGATATCCGCCGGATCAACGCCTGCGGCAATCAAATCCTTGCGCATCGTCATCGGCTCGTTATAGCTCTGCTGGGCATTACGCCACTCAACAGCAGGTAATTCACCTTGCCGCTGTTATAGGCGTTCAGCGCGCCCTGAATGCGGTAGCGGTAATACTGATTAATCACGCCGGTGCGATAATATTTGGCGGTGCCGAGCACGACACCTACCTGACGCCACGGTAAGTCCTGTAGCTCGTCATAGACGTAAGGCGCGGTTTTCCAGCTGATCCAGCGGTCGAGCAGCAGCGCCGTTAACAGCAATACGCCAATCAGGGCCAGCAGGCTGTATAACAAACGCTTTAACATTCAGGCAGCTCGAAGCAATAAGGAAAGAGACTCAAGGCTACTTTACCCGCCGGGCAAGAGCAAGAATCGAACGACCGGTTGAAGCATTTTTCGCCGCTGCGGGCAGGGCGCCCGCAGCGTTATTTCAGGCAAGCGTAACGAGTTCAAGGCCGGTGAAGCCCAGCGCCTTCAGCGTCGCGGCAGTAGCGTCCCGCTGAACAATCGTTGCATCGTCACGTTCGGCAAGCGCGACGCGCTTGATATCCGCCCACGCGTAACCGTTAAGGCTCAGCAGGTTCAGCGCGGCCTGCAGCGGCGGCAGGGAAGGGTTGAACGCCGCGTTCTCGGCATAGCTGCCGGTAAAGACTGTGCCGTCGCGGGTTTCAATGGCCAACCCGGAAGGGGACTGGCTGTAGGGCGCATGGCTGCGGTTGGCTGCCGCAATTGCAGCCTGCGTCAGCGCGTCGCCTTTCAGCGCATAGCCATGATTTTCTGTATCGAAAATCAGCGTTTTGATATCAAGATCGCGCGGGCCGAACGCGTCCGGCAGGTAATCGCCAA
The genomic region above belongs to Cronobacter malonaticus LMG 23826 and contains:
- the mglB gene encoding galactose/glucose ABC transporter substrate-binding protein MglB, with protein sequence MNKKVLTLSAVMSCMLFGTAAQAADRIGVTIYKYDDNFMSVVRKAIEKDASASPDVQLLMNDSQNDQSKQNDQIDVLLAKGVKSLAINLVDPAAAGTVIEKARGQNIPIVFFNKEPSRKALDSYDKAYYVGTDSKESGIIQGDLIAKHWKANAGWDLNKDGQIQYVLLKGEPGHPDAEARTTYVIKELNDKGIKTQQLQLDTAMWDTAQAKDKMDAWLSGPNANKIEVVIANNDAMAMGAVEALKAHNKSSIPVFGVDALPEALALVKSGALAGTVLNDANNQAKATFDLAKNLAAGKGAADGTDWKIENKVVRIPYVGVDKDNLAEITSKK
- the mglA gene encoding galactose/methyl galactoside ABC transporter ATP-binding protein MglA, whose amino-acid sequence is MVSNNTQSSGEYLLEMTNINKSFPGVKALDNVNLKVRPHSIHALMGENGAGKSTLLKCLFGIYQKDSGSILFQGKEIDFHSAKEALENGISMVHQELNLVLQRSVMDNMWLGRYPTKGVFVDQEKMYLDTKAIFDELDIDIDPKARVGTLSVSQMQMIEIAKAFSYDAKIVIMDEPTSSLTEKEVNHLFKIIRKLKERGCGIVYISHKMEEIFQLCDEITILRDGQWIATQSLEGLDMDKIIAMMVGRSLNQRFPDRENKPGEVILEVRNLTSLRQPSIRDVSFDLHKGEILGIAGLVGAKRTDIVETLFGIREKSGGTISLHGKKINNHSANEAINNGFALVTEERRSTGIYAYLDIGFNSLISNIRNYKSKIGLLDNSRMKSDTQWVIDSMRVKTPGHRTQIGSLSGGNQQKVIIGRWLLTQPEILMLDEPTRGIDVGAKFEIYQLIAELAKKGKGIIIISSEMPELLGITDRILVMSNGLVSGIVDTKTTTQNEILRLASLHL
- the mglC gene encoding galactose/methyl galactoside ABC transporter permease MglC, translating into MSALNKKSFLTYLKEGGIYVVLLVLLAIIIFQDPTFLSLLNLSNILTQSSVRIIIALGVAGLIVTQGTDLSAGRQVGLAAVVAATLLQSMENANKVFPEMATMPIALVILIVCAIGAVIGLVNGIIIAYLNVTPFITTLGTMIIVYGINSLYYDFVGASPISGFDSGFSTFTQGFVALGGFRLSYITFYALIAVAFVWILWNKTRFGKNIFAIGGNPEAAKVSGVNVALNLLMIYALSGVFYAFGGMLEAGRIGSATNNLGFMYELDAIAACVVGGVSFSGGVGTVLGVVTGVIIFTVINYGLTYIGINPYWQYIIKGAIIIFAVALDSLKYARKK